From Oscillospiraceae bacterium CM, a single genomic window includes:
- a CDS encoding MogA/MoaB family molybdenum cofactor biosynthesis protein, whose protein sequence is MYQSAVITVSDSAFLGLRDDTGGPLVCRLLKDAGYDVTYTCIIPDDQAEIEAALIYCADILALALVVTTGGTGFSQRDVTPEATLAVCPRLVPGIPEAMRREGLATTSRAMLSRQQAGIRGQTLVVNLPGSPKAIRENLAVCIPALRHGLDKLLSKTGDCAASE, encoded by the coding sequence ATGTATCAATCAGCCGTCATCACCGTCAGCGATTCGGCTTTTTTGGGTTTGCGGGACGATACGGGCGGGCCGCTGGTCTGCCGCCTGTTAAAGGACGCCGGATACGACGTAACCTATACCTGCATTATCCCGGACGACCAAGCGGAAATCGAAGCGGCGCTTATTTATTGCGCCGACATTTTGGCGCTCGCCCTCGTCGTCACGACGGGCGGCACGGGCTTTTCCCAGCGTGACGTGACGCCGGAGGCGACGCTTGCCGTCTGCCCGCGCCTCGTGCCCGGTATCCCGGAGGCGATGCGGCGTGAAGGTTTGGCAACAACAAGCCGCGCCATGCTCTCGCGCCAGCAGGCCGGGATTCGCGGGCAGACACTTGTTGTAAACCTGCCCGGCAGCCCCAAGGCCATCCGTGAGAATTTGGCCGTCTGCATCCCGGCCCTCCGCCACGGGCTGGATAAGCTGCTGAGCAAGACGGGGGATTGCGCCGCATCGGAATAA
- a CDS encoding HDIG domain-containing protein produces MKTIARPASEAARALFDDIETHLLHDAAPSQALNRCLRDPAFDTYPFNMLKKLEKTAQSSKYHPEGNVWKHTMLVVDEAAKRKDESGDPKALMWAALLHDIGKPATTVNRRGKITAYDHDKVGAELSRTFLSELTDDTRFIDKVAHLVRYHMQILYVVNDLPFQDIGGMKRQTDVGEVALLSLCDRLGRGGASSRSEYEQVKMFVDLCDEE; encoded by the coding sequence ATGAAGACGATCGCTAGACCGGCATCAGAGGCGGCAAGGGCGCTGTTTGACGATATTGAAACGCATCTTTTGCACGACGCGGCCCCGTCACAGGCTTTAAACAGATGCCTCCGTGACCCTGCGTTTGACACATACCCCTTCAATATGCTCAAAAAGCTTGAAAAAACGGCGCAATCGTCAAAGTATCACCCAGAGGGGAATGTTTGGAAGCACACCATGCTCGTCGTCGATGAGGCGGCAAAAAGGAAAGACGAGAGCGGCGACCCGAAAGCCCTAATGTGGGCGGCGCTACTCCATGATATCGGAAAACCGGCGACAACGGTGAATCGCCGCGGCAAGATAACGGCGTATGACCACGATAAGGTCGGCGCGGAGCTATCACGCACCTTTTTATCCGAGCTGACGGACGACACGCGGTTTATCGACAAGGTCGCGCATCTCGTCCGATATCACATGCAGATTCTTTATGTCGTCAACGACTTGCCGTTTCAGGACATCGGCGGTATGAAACGGCAGACGGATGTCGGCGAGGTCGCGCTTTTGAGCCTGTGCGACAGGCTCGGCCGCGGCGGGGCGTCATCCAGAAGCGAATATGAGCAGGTAAAAATGTTTGTCGACCTGTGCGATGAGGAATAG
- a CDS encoding MOSC domain-containing protein, which produces MAVVTAVCISDEKGVQKHAVQEVLVRKNIGIEGDAHAGAGRRQISLLCEESVEKLKPFIPDLPPGAFAENILTRGIALYELSVGTRLRIGETLLEVSQVGKQCHRDCAIKLMTGDCVMPREGVFAVALAEGTIRAGDTVEIVAPGQACAF; this is translated from the coding sequence ATGGCTGTTGTGACGGCGGTTTGCATCAGTGATGAAAAAGGTGTGCAGAAGCATGCCGTCCAGGAAGTTCTTGTGCGGAAAAACATCGGCATCGAGGGCGACGCGCACGCCGGCGCGGGGCGCCGACAGATCAGCCTGCTCTGTGAGGAGAGCGTTGAAAAACTCAAACCGTTTATCCCGGACCTTCCGCCCGGTGCTTTTGCCGAAAACATTTTAACGCGCGGCATTGCGCTATATGAGCTCTCCGTTGGCACAAGGCTGCGGATTGGCGAAACGCTTTTGGAGGTCTCTCAGGTCGGCAAGCAATGCCATAGAGATTGCGCGATTAAACTGATGACAGGAGACTGCGTCATGCCGCGGGAGGGCGTTTTTGCCGTTGCGCTGGCGGAAGGGACGATTCGGGCTGGGGACACCGTCGAAATTGTCGCACCGGGCCAAGCGTGCGCGTTTTGA
- a CDS encoding alpha/beta-type small acid-soluble spore protein gives MSRKDVSEKLKKLKMEAAEEIGRLQYVKENNDHFKGDLPSRVNGEQGGPIGGQMVKKMIQAEQGKLTGL, from the coding sequence ATGTCAAGGAAAGATGTCAGTGAAAAGCTGAAAAAATTGAAAATGGAAGCGGCCGAGGAAATCGGCAGACTCCAATATGTGAAGGAAAACAATGACCATTTTAAAGGAGACCTCCCGTCGAGGGTCAACGGGGAGCAGGGCGGGCCGATCGGTGGCCAGATGGTCAAAAAGATGATTCAGGCCGAGCAGGGAAAACTGACGGGCTTATAA
- the moaA gene encoding GTP 3',8-cyclase MoaA has protein sequence MNDQFGRTINYLRLSVTDRCNLRCIYCRPETAAGQALNGALLTADALVEIVRAAASLGVSKIRLTGGEPLLRPDIIPLCQAMAAVHGVRELCMTTNGTLLKHFAGPLKKVGLQRLTVHLDTLDAEMYRALTRGGDLNAALCGIQAAREAGFDTININAVLVKGTPDRDIRALLELARDEKTSVRFIELMPIGACTPWSNEHFVSTSEVLKAVPDLQPLCFSGVASLYRRPGHRGTIGLISPVSGRFCASCTRLRVTADGFLKPCLHAPAEYSLRGLHGASLEYTIKAAILEKPTERPFMGEGITGRQMNAIGG, from the coding sequence ATGAACGATCAATTCGGGCGAACCATTAATTATCTTCGGCTGTCGGTAACGGACCGCTGCAATTTGCGCTGCATTTATTGCAGGCCGGAAACAGCGGCGGGACAGGCGTTAAACGGCGCGCTGCTCACAGCAGACGCGCTCGTGGAAATCGTCCGCGCGGCAGCGTCTTTGGGCGTCAGTAAAATTCGCCTGACAGGCGGCGAGCCGCTGCTACGGCCCGATATCATCCCGCTCTGTCAGGCTATGGCGGCCGTCCACGGCGTCCGCGAGCTGTGCATGACGACAAACGGCACGCTGCTGAAGCATTTTGCAGGACCGCTGAAAAAAGTAGGTCTTCAGCGTCTGACCGTCCATCTCGATACGCTCGATGCCGAAATGTATCGGGCGCTCACGCGCGGCGGAGACTTGAACGCGGCGCTCTGCGGGATACAGGCGGCACGGGAAGCCGGTTTTGATACAATTAATATTAACGCCGTTTTGGTCAAAGGAACGCCTGACAGAGACATTCGCGCGCTTTTGGAGCTGGCACGCGATGAAAAGACATCCGTCCGCTTTATCGAGCTGATGCCGATTGGTGCGTGCACGCCATGGAGTAACGAGCATTTTGTCAGCACGTCGGAAGTTCTGAAAGCGGTGCCTGATCTGCAGCCGCTTTGTTTTTCTGGCGTGGCGTCGCTGTACAGGCGGCCCGGCCACAGAGGGACGATTGGGCTCATCAGCCCGGTGAGCGGGCGCTTTTGCGCCTCCTGCACACGCTTGCGGGTGACAGCCGACGGCTTTCTGAAGCCGTGCCTGCACGCGCCTGCGGAATACAGCCTGCGCGGGCTGCACGGCGCATCGCTCGAATACACAATAAAAGCGGCAATCCTTGAAAAGCCCACGGAACGGCCGTTTATGGGCGAAGGCATTACAGGCCGTCAAATGAATGCGATAGGCGGTTAG
- the moaC gene encoding cyclic pyranopterin monophosphate synthase MoaC, with the protein MDEPLYMQKINMTDVSAKEKTHRTATAAGRVFLNDDTYHQLVSGCLKKGDVLTVAKIAGIMAAKKTPELLPLCHPIGVTGIEMTITPEREARQIHITATVRCTGRTGAEMEALTAVSVAALTIYDMCKAVQKDIVIGEIRLVSKSGGKSGDYRRLGD; encoded by the coding sequence ATGGACGAGCCATTATATATGCAAAAGATCAACATGACGGACGTCAGCGCAAAGGAAAAAACGCACCGCACAGCAACGGCAGCCGGGCGTGTCTTTCTAAATGACGATACGTATCATCAGCTTGTATCGGGATGTTTAAAAAAAGGAGACGTCCTCACCGTTGCCAAGATTGCCGGGATCATGGCCGCAAAAAAAACGCCGGAGCTTCTCCCGCTGTGCCATCCGATTGGGGTGACAGGCATTGAAATGACGATAACGCCCGAGCGTGAAGCGCGGCAAATCCATATCACGGCGACCGTCCGCTGCACGGGCCGGACAGGCGCCGAAATGGAAGCGCTCACCGCCGTGTCTGTTGCGGCGCTGACGATTTACGATATGTGCAAAGCTGTGCAGAAAGATATCGTGATCGGCGAAATCCGTCTCGTTTCAAAAAGCGGCGGAAAAAGCGGCGATTATAGAAGGTTGGGTGATTAA
- the asnB gene encoding asparagine synthase (glutamine-hydrolyzing) encodes MCGIAGWTDFSKILLDETDVIKNMTDTLARRGPDDAGCWLSEHALLGHRRLTVVDPVGGKQPMTLLAGGHTYVIVYNGELYNTEELRLALKEKGHTFEGWSDTEVLLHAYAAWGDACLERLNGIFAFAVWDGQKKCLFLARDRIGVKPLFYARRGKGLIFASELKALLKHPEIEPVIDTSGLAEIFALGPARTPGSGVFKDVSELRPGCCLVFNKNGEKSRPYWTLQSHEHPDDFDKTVRTVRELVVDTVHRQLVSDVPLCVLLSGGLDSSAIASVAATYYKKERNERLRTFSIDYVDNDKNFRPSDFQPNDDAPWVRRVADFLETTHENCFLDTPELADALFPAVMARDLPGMADIDSSLLLFSRWVKNRATVGLSGECADEVFGGYPWFTRHADAGTFPWSQHLESRVKMFSPALVDSIRPQEYVAARYEEACCEVPRFGGDSTDENHMRELFYLNLTRWMPTLLDRKDRMSMYSGLELRVPFCDHRIVEYVWNIPWSMKYYKEREKGLLRQAMTGLLPDDVLWRKKSPYPKTHNPNYIETLRRLTLKMLDDTASPIRPLIELETVRTLAQTLDRETNIPWFGQLMNAPQLLAYLLQVDYWMRMYAVRVE; translated from the coding sequence ATGTGCGGGATAGCCGGATGGACGGATTTTTCAAAAATACTGCTCGACGAAACGGACGTTATTAAGAATATGACGGATACGCTGGCCCGCCGCGGCCCGGATGATGCGGGCTGCTGGCTGTCAGAGCACGCGCTTTTAGGGCACAGGCGTCTCACCGTTGTCGACCCGGTGGGCGGGAAACAGCCGATGACGCTTCTCGCGGGCGGCCATACATATGTTATTGTTTATAACGGTGAGCTGTACAACACCGAAGAGCTTCGATTAGCGCTTAAAGAAAAAGGGCATACGTTTGAAGGCTGGTCAGATACAGAGGTGCTGCTGCACGCCTATGCCGCGTGGGGCGACGCGTGCCTTGAAAGGCTTAACGGGATTTTTGCCTTTGCCGTCTGGGATGGGCAGAAGAAGTGCCTGTTTCTTGCGCGGGACAGAATCGGAGTAAAGCCCCTTTTTTACGCCCGGCGCGGAAAAGGGCTGATATTCGCCTCAGAGCTCAAAGCGTTACTCAAGCATCCTGAAATCGAACCGGTTATCGACACGAGCGGTCTGGCTGAAATTTTTGCCCTCGGCCCGGCGCGAACACCCGGCAGCGGTGTCTTCAAAGACGTTTCAGAACTCCGGCCTGGCTGCTGCCTCGTTTTTAACAAGAACGGGGAAAAATCGAGGCCGTATTGGACATTGCAAAGCCATGAGCATCCGGACGATTTTGACAAAACGGTCAGAACAGTCCGGGAGCTTGTTGTCGACACCGTCCATCGGCAGCTCGTATCCGACGTGCCGCTGTGCGTTTTGCTTTCCGGCGGGCTTGATTCAAGTGCGATTGCCAGCGTTGCGGCTACATACTATAAAAAGGAACGAAACGAGCGCCTGAGAACCTTCTCGATCGACTATGTCGACAACGACAAAAACTTCCGGCCGAGCGACTTTCAGCCGAATGATGACGCCCCGTGGGTCAGGCGCGTTGCAGACTTTTTAGAAACGACGCACGAAAACTGCTTTCTTGATACACCGGAGCTCGCCGACGCGCTTTTCCCTGCCGTTATGGCCCGAGACCTCCCCGGGATGGCCGATATCGATTCGTCCCTGCTGCTCTTTTCCCGCTGGGTCAAAAACCGCGCGACGGTCGGTCTGTCGGGCGAATGTGCCGACGAGGTTTTCGGCGGGTATCCATGGTTTACAAGGCATGCCGACGCCGGGACATTCCCGTGGTCACAGCATCTTGAATCACGCGTTAAAATGTTCTCACCGGCGCTTGTTGACAGCATCCGGCCACAAGAATATGTCGCCGCGCGGTACGAGGAAGCCTGCTGCGAGGTGCCACGCTTCGGGGGGGATAGCACGGATGAGAACCACATGCGGGAGCTGTTTTACCTGAATCTGACGCGGTGGATGCCGACGCTCCTAGACCGGAAAGACCGCATGAGCATGTATTCGGGCTTGGAGCTGCGCGTGCCGTTTTGCGATCACCGAATTGTTGAATACGTCTGGAACATCCCGTGGTCGATGAAATATTACAAAGAGCGGGAAAAGGGACTTTTACGGCAAGCGATGACAGGGCTGTTGCCGGACGATGTCTTGTGGCGAAAAAAGAGCCCGTACCCAAAAACACACAACCCGAATTACATCGAAACGCTCAGGCGGCTTACGCTTAAAATGCTCGACGACACGGCGTCGCCTATCCGCCCGCTTATCGAGCTCGAAACGGTGCGCACCCTCGCCCAAACACTTGACAGAGAGACGAACATCCCGTGGTTCGGGCAGCTGATGAACGCGCCGCAGCTTTTAGCCTATCTCTTGCAAGTTGATTATTGGATGCGGATGTATGCGGTGCGGGTGGAATAG
- a CDS encoding molybdopterin-binding protein, whose amino-acid sequence MKKMRVTEAVGQTLCHDLTGVDGKGEKSVVFRRGHIITEADIPRLLDIGKSQVNIWEADSGDVHEEEAALALAEAVCGGHMRFVRTPTEGKVTLCAAAAGLFRVNTAAVKRLNSVGDYSVVCRPGDISAHVNETLCALRIVPLVTSRETVDKAVGIAREDNPVFSVIPFKPLLCGIIITGNEIYKGRIQDRMEPVVRKKLEAFGARVLNAVKCPDDAAVICRAINAFQEQGASLVVLTGGMSVDADDVTPEAIVQSGAAVVARGVPMQPGNMLMLAYLGETALIGIPASVMHHPVTSFDVFLPRVFAGIQITKEEIADYGVGGLCRFCPDCRFETCYFGNR is encoded by the coding sequence ATGAAAAAAATGCGCGTGACGGAGGCCGTTGGCCAAACGCTGTGCCACGATTTAACCGGGGTTGACGGCAAAGGAGAAAAAAGCGTTGTGTTCCGGCGGGGCCATATCATTACCGAGGCGGACATCCCGCGCCTTTTAGATATCGGCAAAAGCCAGGTGAACATCTGGGAGGCAGATTCGGGCGACGTTCACGAGGAAGAGGCGGCATTGGCGCTGGCCGAGGCTGTTTGCGGTGGGCATATGCGTTTTGTGCGCACGCCCACGGAAGGCAAGGTGACGCTTTGCGCGGCGGCTGCCGGGCTATTCCGTGTAAACACAGCGGCAGTTAAGCGCCTCAACAGCGTCGGCGACTATTCAGTTGTCTGCCGTCCGGGCGATATTTCGGCGCACGTGAATGAAACGCTTTGCGCCCTCCGAATTGTGCCGCTTGTTACAAGCCGGGAAACGGTTGACAAGGCTGTTGGTATCGCGCGGGAGGATAATCCCGTTTTCTCGGTTATACCGTTTAAGCCGCTTCTCTGCGGGATCATTATTACCGGCAATGAAATATACAAAGGGCGTATTCAGGACCGCATGGAGCCGGTCGTCAGAAAAAAGCTTGAAGCTTTTGGGGCACGTGTGTTAAACGCCGTCAAATGCCCGGATGACGCGGCGGTGATTTGCCGGGCGATCAATGCTTTTCAAGAGCAGGGCGCATCACTCGTTGTTTTAACAGGCGGTATGTCCGTCGATGCCGACGATGTGACGCCCGAGGCGATTGTTCAAAGCGGGGCGGCCGTTGTAGCGCGGGGGGTGCCAATGCAGCCGGGAAATATGCTGATGCTGGCTTATTTGGGCGAAACGGCGCTTATCGGGATTCCCGCTTCCGTCATGCACCATCCGGTGACGAGCTTCGACGTTTTTCTGCCGCGCGTTTTCGCCGGTATTCAAATCACAAAAGAAGAAATTGCGGACTATGGCGTCGGCGGACTGTGCCGATTTTGCCCGGATTGCCGCTTTGAGACGTGTTATTTCGGCAACAGATGA